One Archangium violaceum genomic window, TGGGCAAACGCGTGTCCCTGCCGTCCGGCGCGCTCACCATCCTGGAGGGGGTGGGCTTCTCCATCTCCCATGGCGACACCGTGGCCATCGTCGGGGCCTCCGGCTCGGGAAAGAGCACGCTGCTGTCGCTGATGGCCGGGCTGGACACGCCCAGCAGCGGGAGCGTGCTGTTGGACGGCGAGCCGCTGTCCGCCCTGGACGAGGACGGCCGTGCGCGCGTGCGCGGCGAGAAGGTGGGTTTCGTCTTCCAGAGCTTCCAGTTGCTGCCCTCGCTGACGGCGCTGGAGAACGTGATGCTGCCGCTCGAGCTGCGCGGAGACGCGGACGTGGAGACGCCCGCCCGGGCCATCCTCGGGAAGGTGGGGCTGGGGGAGCGGCTGGGCCACTACCCGCGCCAGCTGTCCGGCGGAGAGCAGCAGCGTGTCGCCCTGGCGCGCGCCTTCGTCACCCGGCCGGCGGTGCTCTTCGCCGACGAGCCCACCGGCAACCTCGACACCCGCACCGGCCAGGCCATCGTCGAGCTGTTGTTCTCGCTCAACGCGGAGGCCGGCACCACCCTGGTACTCGTCACCCATGACGAGCACCTCGCGGCGCGCTGCGGGCGGCGGCTGCGGCTCGACGGGGGCCGCCTGGTCTCCGAGGAGCGGCAAGCGTCATGAGACTGCTCGGGATGGCCTGGCGCCAGCTGCGCCGTGACTTCGCCGCCGGAGAGCTCCGCATCCTCCTCGCCGCCCTGGTGCTCGCGGTGTTGGCCGTGACGTCCATCGGCTTCGTCACCGACCGCGCCGAGCGCGCGCTGGCCCTCGAGGCCAACCGGCTGCTCGGCGGAGACGCGGTGGTGCTCGGCGACACGCCCTTCGATGGGGTGGTGCGCGAGGCGGCGAAGGCGCCCGGGCTGCGAAGCACCGAGACGCAGGAGCTGCCCAGCATGATCCGGGTCGGCGACGCGGACGATGAGCGGCTCAAGCTCGGAGAGCTCCGGGCGCTCGGAGAGGGTTTTCCCCTGCGAGGCCGCTTCCGCATCGTGGACTCAGTGGACGGCCCCGAGCGCGACGCCACGGGCATTCCCGAGCGGGGCAGCGTGTGGCTGAGCCGCGCGGGCGCGGACGCGCTGGATGCCAGGCTGGGGGACATGATTGGCATTGGCGAGTCGCGGCTGCGGCTCTCCGCGCTGGTGGTGAGGGAACCGGACGCGGCGATCGACTACTTCAACATCGCGCCCCGGGTGTTCCTCAACCTCGCCGACCTGCCCGCGACGGGGCTGGTGCAGGAGGGCAGCCGGCTGCGCTACCGCCTGGTGGTCGCCGGAGAGCCGGACGCGGTGGAGCGCTTCGTGCGCACCGCGCGTGAGGGGCTCGCGCGTGGCCAGCGCCTGGAGACGGTGAAGGACGCGCGTCCGGAGATGCGCTCCGCGCTCGACAGGGCCGACCGCTTCTTGAGCCTGGCGGCGTTGGTGTCGGTGGTGCTGGCGGCGGTGGCCGTGGCCATGGCGGCGCGCCGGCACAGCGAGCGGCACCTGTCGAGCACCGCGGTCATGCGGTGTCTGGGCGCGAGCCAGCGCACGCTGGTGGCCACCCACGGTGGCGAGCTGCTCCTCGCCGGCCTCATCGCGAGCTCCATCGGCGTCCTGCTCGCCTTCCTCATGCAGTGGCTGGTGGGAAGGTGGCTCTCCGAGGCGCTGAAGCTGGACATCCCGGCGGCCGGCTGGGTGCCGGCGGTGCAGGGGTATGGGGTGGGGCTGGTGGTACTGCTGACCTTCGGTGCACCCCCCATCCTCGCGCTGCGCCGGGTGCCCGCGCTGCGCGTGTTGCGGAGGGACCTCGACCGGACCGAGCCGAGCTCCTGGCTGGTGGGGCTCGCGGGCGTGGCGGGGCTGGCCGCGCTGCTGTGGTGGAAGGCCGGCTCGGCGGGGCTGGCGTCCGCGATGCTCCTCGGCATCGTCGCCACGCTGGGCGTGCTGGCCGCCCTTGCGTGGGGGCTCATCTCCGTCGTGCGGCGGCTGCGCTCGCGGCTGCGCGGGAGCCTACGCTACGGGCTGGCCAACGTGAGCCGGCGCGCGGCCACCAGCGTCGCGCAGGTGTCGGCGCTCGGCCTGGGGCTGATGGCGCTGCTGCTGCTCACCTTCGTGCGCACCGACCTGCTCGACCGCTGGCAGGTGGCGCTCGCCAGGGAGGCCCCCAACCGCTTCATCGTCAACGTGCAGGAGGATCAGCTCGAGCTGGTGCGTGCGTTCATGGCCGAGCAGGGGTTGCCCGCGCCGGACCTCTTCCCCATGGTGCGTGGCCGCCTGGTGGCGCACAACGGCGAGCCGGTGAAGGCCACGCCCGCCGAGGGTGCCGCCAACACCGAGGAGGAGCGTCGCGGGCGGCGACGGAGGGACCGCGAGTACAACCTCTCCAGCGTCACCACGCTTCGCGACGACAACCGCATCACCGCGGGCACGTTCTGGGGACAGCGGCGCCCGGAGAAGCCGGAGCTCTCCGTGGAGGAGGACTTCGCCTCCGCGATGGGCTGGAAGCTCGGAGACCGCGTGGCCTTCGACATCGCGGGCCAGCGGCTCGAGGCCACCGTCACCAGCCTGCGCGAGGTGGAGTGGGAGAGCTTCCGGCCGAACTTCATCGTGCTGGTGTCGCCGGGCTCGCTCGCGGGCTATGCGGCCAGCTACATCACCGCGATGCACGTGCCCCCCGAGCGCACGCGCTTCACCGCGGAGCTGGTGTCCCGCTTCCCCAACCTCTCGGTGGTGGATGTGGATGCGCTGCTCGAGCAGGCGCGCGGCACCGCGGACCAGGTCTCCACCGTGGTGGAAGTGGTGTTCTACTTCTCGCTGCTCGCGGGCCTGCTGGTGCTGATGGCCGCGGTCAGTGCCAGTCAGGACGAGCGCCTGCTGGAAGGTGGCGTGATGCGGGTGCTGGGCGGCAGCCGCCGGCAGTTGCGGCTCGCGCAGGCCTCGGAGTTCGCGGCCATTGGCCTGCTGTCGGGCCTCACCGCGGCGTTCGCCGCCTCCATCCTGGCCGGGGTCATCGCCACGCAGGTGTTCGAACTGCCATGGCAGGCGGACTGGCGGCTGGTGGGGGTGGGTGGCGGGCTGGGGGTGCTGGCGGCGGTGAGCGCGGGAATGTTCGCCACCCGGCGCGTGCTGGACGCGCCACCCTCGGTGACGCTGCGGGAGTTGCAGGGCTGAGCCCGAGAGCACCTCGAGACGAGCGAGGTGGAGCCGATGCGCGACGAGGGCCACTCATGCTCGTCATGTCACGCTCTCCTCCTGGGCTATGGTGAGCGCTGGCGGCTGGCGGGGGGTCCGCCGCGCCACTCCACTCATGACACATCCTTCACGAAGCTCCTCGTTCTCCCACTGGCTCGTCCGTGGGCTCCTGCTCGTCATGGCCTGCGCACCCGCGCAAGAGGCGAAGGAGATTCCGGTGGTCGGAGCGCCCTCCGCCGCCGTCGACGTCTCGCCCCCCTTCGACGTCCACGCCGTCATCCGCCGCGTGGAACAATCCTTCCGTTCCCAGGAAGGCTTCTTCACGGGTGACCAGGACACCTACGCGGTTCGCGTGGGAGAGGACGGCACGATCCGCTTCTCGCCGCGCGCCTGGCGGGAAGCGCACGCGTCCGCCACCCCCTCCCCTACCGCGGTGCAGGGAGCTCCCTTGGAGGTGCGCACGGTGTCGATCTCCCGGGGCGAGCGTCCCCTGGCCCAGGCGCCGCGCGTGTCGGTGCGCGAGGACGGCGCGTTGGCCGTGCAGCGGGGTCCCGTGGTGGAGGTGCTGCGAAACGGCGACGGAGTCCTTGCGCAACGCTGGGAGATGGCCATCCGCCCCGAGGGCACGGGCGATCTGGACGTGCGAGTGGAACTGGCCGGGCTCGAGTACGTGGGCAAGACGTCCCAGGGGCACCACTACGTAGATCCCCAGACGCGGCTCGGGGTGCGCTACGGACAGGCCACGTGGGTGGACGCGAGAGGCGTGCGGACTCCCGTACAGACCGTCCGCGAAGAGGGCGTCCTGGTGATGCGCGTGCCCGCGCGCGTCCTGGAGGATTCAACCTGGCCGGCGGTGCTGGCTCCGATCATCTCCCCGGAAATCAGCGCGGATGAGCCCGTACCCGCTCCACCGGGAACCCCTACGAACTCGGGTGCTGTCGCCTCGGGTGAAGGCATCTACCTGGTGACGTGGCTGAGAAGTTTCGGCGACACGGACATGATCCATGCCACCCGTGTACGAGCCGTGGACGGGGTTCTCCTCGACCCGAATGGTTTCATCGTGCAGGGCTCGGAGCAGCGGGTCAGCAAGCTCTCCGTGGCCTCGGTGGGGAACGACTTCCTGGTGGCCTTCTCGGGTGCTCGTCCAGGCTTCCACGCGTCCATCCAGGCCGTACTCGTGCGAGGCGCGACGAAGCAGGTGCAATCCGTTGGCACCCTGTCCTCCTCCACTCCGGGAAGCCATGAAGAGCCCGTCGTCGCCTTCGACGGAAGCCAATTCCTCGTGGCGTGGAGCCGTGTCGAGAGAAAGATCGTGGGGGATAAGGTGTACGAAACCTCGGTCCTCAGAGGCAGGCGCGTGAGGGCGTCGGATGGACAGGTTCTCGACACCACGGAGATTCCCATATCCTCCATGGAGGGGGTGCCCAGAAAGCCCTCGCTGGCCTTTGGTGGAAGCCACTTCCTGGTGGCCTGGCAGGCCGATCCACAACAAACCGGGGATTCCAACATCTACGGCGCGCGCGTGAGGGCGTCGGATGGACAGGTCCTCGATACCACCCCCCTCTCCATTTCCACCGCCACGGGCGCCCAGCTCGCCCCCGCCGTGGCCTTCACCGCGGGCCAGTTCCTCGTGGCATGGAACGATCGGCGCACGGATGCCTCCGGCGACGTCTATGGCGCACGGGTGCGTGCCGGGGATGGGCAGGTGCTCGATGCCTTGGGAATTCCCATCGCCACCGGCCCCGCGGCCCTGGTGGACAACGCTTCAATCGCCGCCAGCGCCAGTGCGAATGACTTCCTGGTGGTGTGGCCACAGCAGGAGAACTCCAGCTCCACCTTCTACGGAGCACGGGTTGATTCGAATGGAAACGTGCTCGATGCCAGCGCCGTGGCCTTCTCGACGCCCGATACGACGAGCCGCTCGGCCGCTCAAGAGCGCTCGATAAATCCCAGGAAGTGAAAGCTGGGTGATCCAAAGGTGGGTGGGGAAGGCAAAGCCCCACCCCTGGGGTTCGGGTGCAAGAGGTACCATGTGAAGTAGGCAGGGGGAGTGAGCCAGAAGAAAGCGCGGGCAGCAGAGGGAAGAGTCCGGACGAAAGAGCCGGACAGGTCGCAAGGCTGGCTGTTCAAGCAGATGCCGGAGCAGTTGGTGGAGCCGGAGCACCCGGTGCGGGTAGTGGCGGCGGCGGTGGAGGCGTTGGACCTGAGAGGTTTTCTGGCCGGGGCCAAGGCGGTGGAGGGACATGCGGGACGCCCGGTGACAAGTCCCCGGTTGCTGTTCATCCCGGTGCTGGCGATGAATGGTGCCGGGCAGCCGGTGCTGGCGTGGAGCATGCCGCTACCAGCAAGCGGCGCTCCAGGCCCTTGCCCCATGGGAAGCCCCAGGGGCTGGGGCATTGCCCGAGGGGCGGCCATGCTGCCGAGCAAAGCGGACGCCCCATCTCCACTGTGTGACGACCATGGGACTTCTAGACCGCATCCTCGGTGGGGGTTCCCGCTCCATGCAGCCGAACCGGGGAGGAGGGGCGGTTCCCTCCGCCGACGAGCAGGCGCTTGCCCGCTACCGGTATCTGCTGCGGACGGCGCCGCCGGAAGCCATCGAGCAGGCGCATGCGGAAGCCTTCGCGCAACTGACGCCCGCGCAACGAGCGCGGGCCCTGCGGGAGTTGAGCGAGGACCTGCCTCCGGCGGAACGGAGGGCCGCGGCCTCGAATGACCCGGAGCCCCGAGCGTTGGCGCGAATGGCGACACGGGCCGAGATGCGTCGGCCCGGGACGCTGGAGCGCTCCTTCGGGGGGATGAGCCTCGGCGGAATGTTCGCTGGGAGCCTATTGGGCAGCATCGCCGGGACGGTGATTGGCTCGGCGATCGCCCACCAGTTCCTGAGCGACTTCGACGGCGGATCCTGGGAGGATGAGGCCGGGCTGGACTCCGCCCAGACGGAGGACGTGGCCGCGGAAGACGACGCTGGCTACGGGGATGACCTGGGCGACTTCGACTTGTGACCGATAGGGGACGAGACATGGCTTGGAACACTGCTACTGGGGGGATGATCGCCGCCGAAGCTCCGGTCTCGGAGCGGGTGGCCTTCATCCGGAAGACGTACCTCCACCTGGGGGGCGCGGTGCTGGCCTTCATCGCGTTGGAGGCGGCGCTCCTCAACTCACCGCTCGCACAGCCGATCGTGCAGACGATGCTCGGTGGGCGCATGAGCTGGCTCATCGTCCTGGCCGCCTTCATGGCCGTGGGGTGGGTGGCTGATCGATGGGCCCAGTCCGCGAGCTCCCCCGCCATGCAGTACCTCGGGCTGGGTCTCTACGTGGTGGCGGAAGCCATCATCATGCTCCCGCTCCTGTACGTGGCGGCCTACTTCTCCAGGGACCCGAACATCATCGCCAAGGCGGGGGTGCTCACCGGGCTCGTCTTCGTGGGGTTGACGGGAACGGTCCTCCTCACCCGGCGCGACTTCTCGTGGCTCCGTCCGGCGCTGACGATCGCCGGGTTCGCGGCCCTCGGCTTGATCGTCGTCTCGCTGCTCTTCGGCTTCACCCTGGGGACGATCTTCGCGGCCGTGATGGTCGTGGTCGCCGCCGGGTACATCCTCTATTACACGTCCAACGTCCTTCATCACTACCCGGTGGGCTCCCACGTCGCGGCGGCGCTGGCCCTGTTCTCGGCCGTGGCCCTCCTGTTCTGGTACATCCTCCGGATCTTCACGGACCGGCGCTGAAGCGAGCGGAAGCCTGGTTTCAGGAGGGCTCGGGGCCGCGTTCGTGCGGCACCGGGCCCTCCTTCCGTCCGCGGGCGCCGTATGGCGCACAGCTGCCGCTCTGCTCCAACGGCTGCTCTTCGAGCAGCCCCTGCATGAGCTGGCGGTTGTAACGAAGCACCGGCGTCTGCCCGGTGAAGAAACCGATGCGACCTCGCCCAACCGAGCCCGAAGCGCATGCGCAGGTTACCCTGCTGCGAGGCCTCGTCCTTCGCGCCCGGATCCTCCGTGACGTAGAGCCCCGGGATGCCGATGGATCCACCCGCCCGGGTGATGGCCATGAGCGAGTTGAGCACCGTGGCGGGTGCCTCCGTCCCATGCTGGGCACCGTGGCCGCGCGCCTCGAAACCGACCGCGTCGATGGAGGCATCGACCTCGGGCACACCGGTAACCGCGGCGATCAACTCCTCCAGCTTGTCGCTCTTCGTGAGATCGATGGGCTCGAACCCGACGGACTTCGCGTGCTTCAACCGCTCCGGGTTGATGTCGCCGATCATCACCACCGCTGCCCCGAGCAGGTGGGCCGAAGCCGCGGCGGCGAGCCCCACTGGGCCTGCCCGCCCACCCAGCCGCCCATGTCCACATAGCCATAGGCGCCGCCGGGACGTGACGCGTTGACGTTGAGACACACGCCCGTCTGCTGCTCCCGGCACGTGCGGCAGCGTCCGCAGGCAACGTTGAAGGGCACCGTGACGAGATCGCCCAGCTCCAGGTACTCGACGTCCTTGCCTTTCTCGATGATCTCCCCGGTGATTATGAGTGGCGAGGACGCCGACCGTGCGCGCTCGCTGATCAAGGGCGTCGAGTTCCACAAGGTCGACACGGGCCACTCCTTCCACTCGGAGAAGCCCGAGCAGTTCATCAGGCTCATGGTCGACTTCAAGAAGCGGGTCGGTGCCTCTGGCCGGTAGAAGCCACGGAGGAAGAATTGCGCGGGTGCGCAGTGCACGTTGCAAGGACGCCTGTCGGTCCCCACGCGCAGGTGCTCGGCGGGACGGTGAGCGGGAATGCCCGGATCGACGGTCACGCCGGGCTCGGCTCGCGTGGGAACGGAGTTCACGGGGCCAATCGGACCGCGCCCGTGGTCGAAGTGACGGCGCCGCCTCCGTACACGTGGAGGCCGTGAGCCCTCGAGCAGTCATGGGGACCTGACACGCGAGGAGGCGGCGGCAATCAGGCCGCGCTCCGCCTGCCGTCTCCTCGCGAGCCCAGCACCGTGCCGAACTGGATGTGGGCGGACTCCGGCTCGAGAAGTTGCAGGAAGGCCTCGGCGCACCGTCTACCGTGACGTCGCCACCTTGCAGGGCTTCGGACCAGGCCGCTGACGCACAGCCCCCGAAGCTTTCCAGCGATCCGGCGGAGAATCTGCTGAAGCAGGTCCGCGAAGAGGACGCCCGGGGCTTTGCTGACAGGCAGCGGGACGCCCTGCACCCGCATCTTCTCCTTCCAGTGGCGGACCTGCGGCGGGTCGCGGAGATACGCCATGAAGCCCTCGGGGGTGGGCTCCAGCTCGTCATGGACATCTACTTCGGTGATTGCGTTCTCGTGGCTCAGGTCGGGCTTCCCTCCAAAGCACTCTTCCTGAATCCGCCACCGCTTCTCCAGGAGCTCCCCCTTTGGACGCTCGCGGAGGCAAATGTCAGGGCAAAGCCGCCAGGAAGGCCCGCTGCACGTCGAGGTACCCAGGCACGAACACCTGCCGTGGTGCGTAGCCGGCGCGGGCGAACGCCTCCCAGATGGGTCGGTAGAACCCGTCGCTCGTCGCGTCCACCGGGCCGTCGCCGTGTACGAACACGACGAGCCCGACCGGTCGCGTGGTGCCCGGCGGCAGCGCGAGCACGCCGTCGAGGTCGCCGGCCGGGCCGGGGATCGCGATCCGCCGCTCGTCCAGGTCATACGTGTGACCCATGACCGCGATCCCCGCGACGGCCGCGAGCAGCGCGCCGACGACGACCAGCGCCGTGAGTACCCACCGGACAACGTGGCGGCGTGGGGAGTGAGCCGGCCTCACGGTGTCAGCATCTATCGATTCATTCACGACCGTATTATATATGATAGATTCGAGTCATGACGACACCGACCCGACCCGACCCCCGCGGCAGTGCCGTGCCTCCGCCGGACGTCCGCGTGCTCGACGGCGTGCCCGCTGGGGCGGCGGAAACGGTTGCCCGGCTGTACTGGACCGCGTTCGCCCACAAGTTCCGCCCCGGCCTCGGCGATGCCGAGCACGGCGTCCCCGCCCTCCGCGAGGCCCTCGCCTCGGACCGGCTCAGCTGCGCCGTCGGGCCCGATGGCACCGTCCTCGGGGTCCTCGGGCACCACCTGGCCGCTCGCGGGGCCATCGACCTGCGCTTCCAGACGTTGCTGCGGCACTTCTCTCCGTGGAGCGCGCCCTGGCGGGCCCTGCTCCTGATGCCGCTGCACCGCGAAGCCCGGCCAGATGAACTGCTGCTGGACGGAATCGCGGTCGACGCGGCGGCGCGTGGCCGGGGCATCGGCACCCGACTGCTGGCGCATGCCGCCCATCTGGCGCGCCGAGCCGGGCTGCGACGGGTACGACTCAGCGTCGTGGACACCAACCCCCGCGCTCGGGCGCTGTACGAGCGTTGCGGGTTCGTCGCGGGGCGGACGCAGGACGTGTCGCTGCTCGGGACGCTCTACGGTTTCCGGAGCGTCACCGAGATGACGCTCGAGGTCTCCGAGCAGGGAGAGGGCACGTGAGCGCGGAGGTCACCCCGCGTTTCGTCATCGAGGCGCTCGTCGATGCCGACGGCGTGGCCGATCTCGGCAGGGTCTACGACGTGGCCGTCGCCCTCGGGCTCGGCGAGCAGCCGGTGCGGCTGGTGATCCGTCGCATGGTCGCGGCCGGGGACGCCGAGCAGCACGGACGCGGGAGACGCGGCACGCTGCGCCTGAGTCCGGCGGCCCGGGTGCGCGATCGGCACGACGTCGCCTTCGTGCACCACGCGTATCGGCAGGACGCCGGCGAGGCGCCTTGGGATGGGCTCTGGCGGCTGTGCGCGTTCTCCGTTCCCGAGGCCCGCCGGCCCACCCGCGACGCGCTGCGCGCGACCCTCGTCCGGCTCGGCGGTGCGGCACTCGGGCCGGGGCTGTACGTGAGCGCACACGACTGGGATGCCCTGATCGACGCGGAGACGGCGGACATCGACGGCTCCGGTCTGCTCACCCGTGCGACGACGGCCGACCTGCGCATCGGCGACCTGCGCGACCCACGCGCGATCGCCGCGCGCCTGTGGCCGGCCAAGCCCGTTCTGGCCGCCTACCGTCCCCTGGCCACGCAACTCGACGACGTGGCAGCCGGGGGCGCGGACACCGGGGGCGCCGACGAGCCCGAGCGGATCGCGCTGGCCCTGCACCTGGCCGTGGCGTTCGACCATGCCCTGCTCACGGATCCACTGTTGCCCCCCGAGCTGCGGCCCGTCCCGTGGCCGCCGACCGAGATCCGCGCCCGTTTCCGCGCCACCTGGGAGACCTTGGCGGCCGATGCCGGACCGGCGCGCTTGTTCACCCGGTACTGAGGCCCGCCCCACCTGAGTGCGTGCTCTAGCGCGCCTCTCCATGGAGGGCTTCTCCCCGAAGCCCTGGCGTCAGCTGCCGGCGAGCCGGGGCTTCTCTCCCTCGGCGACGGGAGCGCCGTGGCCACCGGGGCCCGAGCCATGCTCGCCAGGGCCACCGGAGCGGCGGTGGAGCCGCCGGTCCAACCGCGTCTTCATCCGATCCGCCACCACGTAGAAGGCGGGCACCACCAGGAGGCTGAGCACGGTGGAGACGGAGAGGCCTCCCAGCACGGCCACCGACATGGGGGCACGCGTCTCGCTGCCCGCCCCCAGCGCCAGCACCGCCGGCACCGCCGCCATCATCGTGGCCAGCGACGTCATGAGGATGGGCCTCAAGCGCACCGGGCCCGCCCGCTGCATCGCCTCCACCGCGTCCGCTCCCTGCTCACGCTGCAGCAGCGCATAATCCACCAGGATGATGGAGTTCTTCTTCACGATGCCCATCAACAGCAGCAGGCCAATCATGCTGAAGATGTTGAGCGTCGTGCCGGTGGCCCACATCGCGAAGGCCGCTCCCGCCACCGATAGAGGGAGGATGGTGAGCACCGTGACGGGGTGCAGGAACGAGTTGAACTGCGAGGCGAGCACCATGTAGGCCACCCCGATGCCCAGGATGAGGGCGAACAGGAGGCTGCTCATGGACTCCTGGAAGGCCACGCTGGAGCCGCCGAACACCACGCGCGTGCCACCGGGCAGCTCCCGGGCCAGCCGCTCCACCGTCTCCAGCGCCTGCTGCTGGGTGGCCCCGGGCGCCACGTTGGCGAAGATACTGATGGCCCGCTCACGATCCTTGCGGGTGATGGCCTGGAGCGCCGGACGCTCCTCCTGCGTCACCAGCGAGGCCAACGGCACCAGTTCGCCCGTGCCGGTGCGCACCTTCAGCATCGCCAGGTCCTCCGGCCGCGAGCGCTGATCCTTGAGCAGGCGCAGCCGCACGTCGATGCGGCGCCCGCCGGTGCTGTACCTGCCCACGCGCACCCCGCCCACCAGGGCGTTGAGGGTGGAGCCCACGTCCTGCATGGACACGCCCAGGTCCGCGGCGCGCGCCCGATCCGGCGTAATCCGCAGCTCCGGCATGCCGAGCTGGTAGTCCGTGTCCACGTCCACCACCGTGCCGCTCGCCTGGAGCTTGTCGCGCATCTCCGTGCTGGACTCGATGAGCCGCTCCCAGTCCGAGCCGCGCACGCTGAACTCCACCGGGAAGCCGCGCGAGGCCGTGAAGCCGCTCTGAGACAGATCCATCACCACCGCGCGCAGGCCCGGGTACGAGTTGAGCTCCTTGCGCACCATCTGGTTGAAGTCCGACATCGGCATGCGCTGCTCCGGCGGCACCAGGGTGATGAACAGCATGCCGCCGTTCACCCCGCTGCCACCGCCGCCCACCACCGAGAACAGGCGGGTCACCTCGGGCCGGTTGCTCAGGTACTCCTCGGCCCTGAGGAAGAGCCGGTCCGTCTCCTCCACGGTGCTGCCCACCGCCGTCTGCAGCCGCACCATGACGCGGCCCTGATCCTGCGAGGGGACGAACTCGCTCGACAGGCTCTTGAAGGCGAAGCCGGACAGCGCCAGCAGCACCACCGCGCCCCCCAGCACCCACCAGGGCCGCTTCAGCCCCTGGGCCAGCACCCTCCCGTAGTGGTGCTCCAGCCAGGTGAAGGCCCGGTCCACGAGCACCCCCACCTTGCTGCGGCCCTCGCGGCCCGTCTTGAGCAGTTGCGCGCACCGCGCCGGCGCCAGGGTGATGGCCTCCACGTAGGACAGCAGCACCGCCACGCACAGCGTCACGCCGAACTGGAGGAAGAACTTGCCGATGACCCCGCTCATGAAGACGACGGGGAGGAAGATGGCCACCACGGCCAGCGTGGCCGCCAGGGCCGCGAAGGTGATTTCGTGCGTGCCCTCGCGCGCCGCGCTCACCCGGTCCTTCCCCTCTTCCGCGTGACGGAAGATGTTCTCCATCACCATGATGGCGTCATCCACCACGATACCCACCGCCAGGGACAGGCCCAGCAGCGTGAAGGTGTTGAGGGTGAAGCCCAGGAAGTAGATGACCGCCACCGTGCCCAGCAGCGACATGGGAATGGCGAGGATCACGTTGAACGTGCTGGAGAGCGAGCCGAGGAACGCCCAGCACACCAGCGCCGTCAGCAGGCAGGCCAGCAGCAGCTCGAACTCGATCTCGTGGACGCTCTCCTCGATGAACCGGGTGGAGTCGAAGTTGACGCCCAGGTCCAGGCCCTCGGGCGCGTCCTTCTGCAGCTCGGCGAGCTTCGCGCGCACGCCCTGCGCCACGGCCACCGCGTTGGCGCCGCGCTGCTTGCGGATGCCGAGTCCCTGGGCCGGCTGGCCGTCGACACGGGCCAGGCGGCGCACGTCCTCGAAGCCGTCCTCCACCAGCGCCACGTCGGACAGGTAGACGGGGGAGCCGTTGCCCTCGCGCACCACCAGGTGGCGCAGCGTCTCCAGGTTCAGCGCCTCGCCCATGACACGGACGTTGACCTCGCGGCCCTCCGTCTCGATGCGGCCCGCGGGCAGCTCCACGTGCTCGCGCTGCAGCGCGGAGATGACGTCGGTGACGGTGAGCCCGCGCGCGTCCAGCTTCTGCGCGTCCACCCAGATGCGCACGTTGCGCTCCAGCGAGCCGCCCAGCGTCACCTCGCCCACTCCCGGCACCGTCTGCAGCACCTCCTTCACGCGGTAGCGGGTGAAGTCGGCGAGGAACTGCTGCGAGAAGGGC contains:
- a CDS encoding ABC transporter ATP-binding protein, which encodes MHTKVQPDPRRWALQVSELGKRVSLPSGALTILEGVGFSISHGDTVAIVGASGSGKSTLLSLMAGLDTPSSGSVLLDGEPLSALDEDGRARVRGEKVGFVFQSFQLLPSLTALENVMLPLELRGDADVETPARAILGKVGLGERLGHYPRQLSGGEQQRVALARAFVTRPAVLFADEPTGNLDTRTGQAIVELLFSLNAEAGTTLVLVTHDEHLAARCGRRLRLDGGRLVSEERQAS
- a CDS encoding ABC transporter permease codes for the protein MRLLGMAWRQLRRDFAAGELRILLAALVLAVLAVTSIGFVTDRAERALALEANRLLGGDAVVLGDTPFDGVVREAAKAPGLRSTETQELPSMIRVGDADDERLKLGELRALGEGFPLRGRFRIVDSVDGPERDATGIPERGSVWLSRAGADALDARLGDMIGIGESRLRLSALVVREPDAAIDYFNIAPRVFLNLADLPATGLVQEGSRLRYRLVVAGEPDAVERFVRTAREGLARGQRLETVKDARPEMRSALDRADRFLSLAALVSVVLAAVAVAMAARRHSERHLSSTAVMRCLGASQRTLVATHGGELLLAGLIASSIGVLLAFLMQWLVGRWLSEALKLDIPAAGWVPAVQGYGVGLVVLLTFGAPPILALRRVPALRVLRRDLDRTEPSSWLVGLAGVAGLAALLWWKAGSAGLASAMLLGIVATLGVLAALAWGLISVVRRLRSRLRGSLRYGLANVSRRAATSVAQVSALGLGLMALLLLTFVRTDLLDRWQVALAREAPNRFIVNVQEDQLELVRAFMAEQGLPAPDLFPMVRGRLVAHNGEPVKATPAEGAANTEEERRGRRRRDREYNLSSVTTLRDDNRITAGTFWGQRRPEKPELSVEEDFASAMGWKLGDRVAFDIAGQRLEATVTSLREVEWESFRPNFIVLVSPGSLAGYAASYITAMHVPPERTRFTAELVSRFPNLSVVDVDALLEQARGTADQVSTVVEVVFYFSLLAGLLVLMAAVSASQDERLLEGGVMRVLGGSRRQLRLAQASEFAAIGLLSGLTAAFAASILAGVIATQVFELPWQADWRLVGVGGGLGVLAAVSAGMFATRRVLDAPPSVTLRELQG
- a CDS encoding Bax inhibitor-1/YccA family protein — translated: MAWNTATGGMIAAEAPVSERVAFIRKTYLHLGGAVLAFIALEAALLNSPLAQPIVQTMLGGRMSWLIVLAAFMAVGWVADRWAQSASSPAMQYLGLGLYVVAEAIIMLPLLYVAAYFSRDPNIIAKAGVLTGLVFVGLTGTVLLTRRDFSWLRPALTIAGFAALGLIVVSLLFGFTLGTIFAAVMVVVAAGYILYYTSNVLHHYPVGSHVAAALALFSAVALLFWYILRIFTDRR
- a CDS encoding zinc-binding dehydrogenase, which encodes MGLAAAASAHLLGAAVVMIGDINPERLKHAKSVGFEPIDLTKSDKLEELIAAVTGVPEVDASIDAVGFEARGHGAQHGTEAPATVLNSLMAITRAGGSIGIPGLYVTEDPGAKDEASQQGNLRMRFGLGWARSHRFLHRADAGASLQPPAHAGAARRAAVGAERQLCAIRRPRTEGGPGAARTRPRALLKPGFRSLQRRSVKIRRMYQNRRATAENRASAAATWEPTG
- a CDS encoding alcohol dehydrogenase catalytic domain-containing protein — encoded protein: MTVDPGIPAHRPAEHLRVGTDRRPCNVHCAPAQFFLRGFYRPEAPTRFLKSTMSLMNCSGFSEWKEWPVSTLWNSTPLISERARSASSPLIITGEIIEKGKDVEYLELGDLVTVPFNVACGRCRTCREQQTGVCLNVNASRPGGAYGYVDMGGWVGGQAQWGSPPRLRPTCSGQRW
- a CDS encoding GNAT family N-acetyltransferase, whose translation is MTTPTRPDPRGSAVPPPDVRVLDGVPAGAAETVARLYWTAFAHKFRPGLGDAEHGVPALREALASDRLSCAVGPDGTVLGVLGHHLAARGAIDLRFQTLLRHFSPWSAPWRALLLMPLHREARPDELLLDGIAVDAAARGRGIGTRLLAHAAHLARRAGLRRVRLSVVDTNPRARALYERCGFVAGRTQDVSLLGTLYGFRSVTEMTLEVSEQGEGT
- a CDS encoding PaaX family transcriptional regulator C-terminal domain-containing protein, translated to MSAEVTPRFVIEALVDADGVADLGRVYDVAVALGLGEQPVRLVIRRMVAAGDAEQHGRGRRGTLRLSPAARVRDRHDVAFVHHAYRQDAGEAPWDGLWRLCAFSVPEARRPTRDALRATLVRLGGAALGPGLYVSAHDWDALIDAETADIDGSGLLTRATTADLRIGDLRDPRAIAARLWPAKPVLAAYRPLATQLDDVAAGGADTGGADEPERIALALHLAVAFDHALLTDPLLPPELRPVPWPPTEIRARFRATWETLAADAGPARLFTRY